One Caulobacter segnis genomic window carries:
- a CDS encoding 2-dehydro-3-deoxy-6-phosphogalactonate aldolase yields the protein MSELAPPPIVAILRGVKPDEIVDIAAALVAAGIKGIEVPLNSPDPLESIGKLCAAFGDQALCGAGTVLSPQAVDDVAGVGGKLIVTPNTDPEVIARAVALGLTAMPGFATPSEAFAAVKAGAKALKLYPASSFGPGHVKAVKDVLPKDILVYAVGGVGAANLEPWRAAGVAGIGVGGELYRPGYTAQEVGQRAAALVAAWNAG from the coding sequence ATGTCCGAACTCGCCCCGCCCCCCATCGTGGCCATCCTGCGCGGCGTGAAGCCGGACGAGATCGTCGACATCGCCGCCGCCCTGGTGGCCGCCGGGATCAAGGGCATCGAGGTGCCGCTGAACTCGCCCGATCCGCTGGAGAGCATCGGCAAGCTGTGCGCCGCCTTCGGCGACCAGGCCCTGTGCGGGGCCGGCACGGTGCTGTCGCCCCAAGCCGTCGACGACGTCGCCGGGGTCGGCGGCAAGCTGATCGTCACGCCCAACACCGATCCCGAAGTCATCGCCCGCGCCGTCGCCCTGGGCCTGACCGCCATGCCCGGCTTCGCCACGCCCTCGGAGGCCTTCGCCGCCGTGAAGGCCGGGGCCAAGGCGCTGAAGCTGTACCCGGCCAGCTCGTTCGGCCCCGGCCACGTCAAGGCGGTCAAGGACGTGCTGCCCAAGGACATCCTGGTCTACGCCGTCGGCGGCGTCGGCGCGGCCAATCTCGAGCCCTGGCGCGCGGCCGGCGTGGCCGGCATCGGCGTCGGCGGCGAGCTCTATCGTCCGGGCTACACGGCCCAGGAGGTCGGCCAGCGCGCCGCCGCCCTGGTCGCGGCCTGGAACGCCGGCTGA
- a CDS encoding 2-dehydro-3-deoxygalactonokinase: MDQDVVIVGDWGTSRLRLWLRQGKSVIHRRDGPGVSALTDTPEKTFLDLIGDWREANPAGALLCGMVGSSIGWTLAPYAPCPAGPADVAGKALRFEADGLPVTLVPGLSCVNPLGGPDVMRGEETQVFGALALDETLRSGRHLLVLPGTHNKWTVVEDGKIMGFVTAPVGETFALLKQHSTLAAGGGSQADGSAEGFAKGLERIAEHGAARLPHLMFETRSRQLLDGLSPADAMGYLSGLLIAADVAAARDWFGPMTAVTVIGAGSLSDLYVQALAKIGVGASVVDGDAAVLAGLSAISRSQEK; the protein is encoded by the coding sequence ATGGACCAGGACGTCGTCATCGTCGGCGATTGGGGCACCTCGCGCCTGCGGCTCTGGCTGCGCCAGGGCAAGAGCGTGATCCATCGCCGCGACGGCCCCGGGGTCTCGGCCCTGACCGACACGCCCGAGAAGACCTTCCTGGACCTGATCGGCGACTGGCGCGAGGCCAATCCGGCCGGCGCCCTGCTGTGCGGCATGGTCGGCTCCAGCATCGGCTGGACTCTGGCCCCCTACGCCCCCTGCCCGGCCGGTCCCGCCGACGTGGCCGGGAAGGCCCTGCGCTTCGAAGCCGACGGCCTGCCGGTGACCCTGGTCCCGGGCCTCTCCTGCGTGAACCCGCTGGGCGGTCCCGACGTGATGCGCGGCGAGGAGACCCAGGTCTTCGGCGCCCTGGCCCTGGACGAGACCCTGCGCAGCGGCCGCCACCTGCTCGTTTTGCCCGGCACCCACAACAAGTGGACCGTGGTCGAGGACGGCAAGATCATGGGCTTCGTCACCGCCCCGGTCGGCGAGACCTTCGCCCTCTTGAAGCAGCACTCGACCCTGGCCGCCGGCGGCGGCTCGCAGGCCGATGGCTCGGCCGAGGGTTTCGCCAAGGGCCTTGAGCGCATCGCCGAGCACGGCGCGGCGCGCCTGCCCCACCTGATGTTCGAGACCCGGTCGCGTCAGCTGCTGGACGGCCTCTCGCCCGCCGACGCTATGGGCTATCTGTCGGGCCTGCTGATCGCCGCCGACGTCGCCGCCGCGCGCGACTGGTTCGGGCCGATGACCGCCGTGACCGTGATCGGCGCTGGGTCCCTCAGCGACCTCTATGTCCAGGCCCTGGCCAAGATCGGCGTCGGCGCGTCCGTCGTCGACGGCGACGCGGCTGTCCTCGCCGGCCTCTCGGCGATTTCCAGATCTCAAGAGAAGTGA
- a CDS encoding glycoside hydrolase family 5 protein has protein sequence MISIRKVLALGVLAAALALPAAARELSPKAQVAAMKRGVNVLGYDPLWQDPAKARFQLDRHFQILKAGGFDTVRVNLQAFAHMDADSRLDPAWLATLDKVVEQALAAKLTVILDEHDFNVCEADPVACKPRLTAFWAQVAERYKAAPDQVVFELLNEPSRKLDDVWNAWIPDLLATIRATNPTRNVIVGPGQWNSLHRLADLKLPKADRHLIVTFHYYDPFPFTHQGASWADPVPPVGTSWGTPDEHARIDKDFDAVAAWAKAERRPVLLGEFGAYDKGPMDSRVAYTQAVARSAEAHGFAWAYWQFESDFNVYDVDADQWIAPIHDALIPAK, from the coding sequence ATGATCTCGATCCGCAAAGTCCTGGCGCTGGGCGTCCTGGCCGCCGCCCTGGCCCTGCCGGCCGCCGCCCGCGAGCTGTCGCCGAAGGCCCAGGTCGCGGCCATGAAGCGCGGCGTCAACGTGCTGGGCTACGACCCGTTGTGGCAAGACCCGGCCAAGGCCCGCTTCCAGCTGGACCGCCACTTCCAGATCCTCAAGGCCGGCGGCTTCGACACGGTGCGGGTCAACCTGCAGGCCTTCGCGCACATGGACGCCGACAGCCGTCTGGACCCGGCCTGGCTGGCGACCCTGGACAAGGTGGTCGAGCAGGCCCTGGCCGCCAAGCTGACCGTCATCCTCGACGAGCACGACTTCAACGTCTGCGAGGCCGACCCCGTCGCCTGCAAGCCGCGCCTGACCGCCTTCTGGGCGCAGGTCGCCGAGCGCTACAAGGCCGCGCCCGACCAGGTGGTGTTCGAGCTGCTGAACGAGCCCAGCCGCAAGCTGGACGACGTCTGGAACGCCTGGATCCCGGACCTGCTGGCGACCATCCGCGCCACCAACCCAACCCGCAACGTCATCGTCGGCCCGGGCCAGTGGAACAGCCTGCATCGCCTGGCGGACCTGAAGCTGCCCAAGGCCGACCGTCACCTGATCGTGACGTTCCACTACTACGATCCGTTCCCGTTCACCCATCAGGGCGCGTCGTGGGCCGATCCCGTTCCGCCCGTCGGGACAAGCTGGGGAACCCCGGACGAGCATGCCCGGATCGACAAGGATTTCGACGCCGTCGCCGCCTGGGCCAAGGCGGAGCGCCGGCCGGTGCTGCTGGGCGAGTTCGGGGCCTACGACAAAGGTCCAATGGATTCCCGCGTCGCCTACACGCAAGCTGTCGCCCGGTCGGCCGAGGCCCATGGCTTCGCCTGGGCCTACTGGCAGTTCGAGAGCGACTTCAATGTCTACGATGTCGACGCCGACCAGTGGATCGCCCCGATCCACGACGCCCTGATCCCCGCCAAATAG
- a CDS encoding IlvD/Edd family dehydratase encodes MSDGNAGKRLRSGGTYGKLDRDGFIHRSWMKSQGLPDDVFDGRPVIGICNTWSEITPCNAHLREIAEHVKRGVWEAGGLPLEFPAMSLGETQMRPTAMLFRNLLAMEVEESIRGNPIDGVVLLGGCDKTTPGQLMGAASVDLPTIVVSSGPMLNGKFRGKDIGSGTDVWKFSEAVRAGEMSLADFMSAESGMSRSPGTCMTMGTASTMAAIIEAMGLSLPYNASIPAVDARRRAMSHETGRTIVKMVKEGRVLSQVATRAAFENALRVHAAIGGSTNAVVHLLALAGRLGVTLELEDFDRLSRDVPLLVDLQPSGRFLMEDLHYAGGLPAVMKQLEKVLDPEAPTVAGHRIGAQYESAEVFNAEVIRSMADPVKPDSGIWVLRGNLAPGGAVMKPSAASPELLSHRGKAVVFETIEDFRARIDDPDLDVDETSILVLKGCGPKGYPGMPEVGNMPLPRKLLEKGVKDMLRISDARMSGTAYGAVILHVSPESDAGGPLAVVRNGDEIIFDGPARSLTLSISDAELENRLTAWRADRPAPKYTRGYAKLYVDHVLQADQGADLDFLVGASGSVVTRESH; translated from the coding sequence ATGAGCGACGGTAACGCGGGCAAGCGCCTGCGCAGCGGCGGCACCTATGGCAAGCTGGATCGAGACGGGTTCATCCATCGATCCTGGATGAAGAGCCAGGGCCTGCCCGACGACGTCTTCGACGGTCGCCCGGTGATCGGCATCTGCAACACCTGGTCGGAAATCACTCCCTGCAACGCCCACCTGCGCGAGATCGCCGAGCACGTGAAGCGCGGCGTCTGGGAGGCCGGCGGCCTGCCGCTGGAGTTCCCGGCCATGTCGCTGGGCGAGACCCAGATGCGGCCGACGGCGATGCTGTTCCGCAACCTGCTGGCCATGGAGGTCGAGGAGTCGATCCGGGGCAATCCGATCGACGGCGTCGTGCTGCTGGGCGGCTGCGACAAGACCACGCCGGGCCAGCTGATGGGCGCGGCCAGCGTCGACCTGCCAACCATCGTCGTCTCGTCCGGCCCGATGCTGAACGGCAAGTTCCGCGGCAAGGACATCGGCTCGGGCACCGACGTCTGGAAGTTCTCCGAGGCCGTCCGCGCCGGCGAGATGAGCTTGGCGGACTTCATGTCGGCCGAGAGCGGGATGAGCCGCTCGCCCGGCACCTGCATGACCATGGGCACGGCCTCGACCATGGCCGCGATCATCGAGGCGATGGGCCTTTCGCTGCCCTACAACGCCAGCATCCCCGCCGTGGACGCCCGCCGCCGGGCGATGTCGCACGAGACCGGCCGCACGATCGTCAAGATGGTCAAGGAAGGCCGGGTCCTGTCGCAGGTCGCCACCCGCGCGGCGTTCGAGAACGCCCTGCGCGTCCACGCCGCGATCGGCGGCTCGACCAACGCCGTCGTCCACCTGCTGGCCCTGGCCGGGCGCCTGGGCGTGACGCTGGAACTGGAAGACTTCGACCGCCTGTCGCGCGACGTGCCGCTGCTGGTCGACCTGCAGCCGTCGGGCCGGTTCCTGATGGAGGACCTGCACTATGCCGGCGGCCTGCCAGCGGTGATGAAGCAGCTGGAAAAGGTCCTCGATCCCGAGGCTCCGACCGTGGCCGGCCACCGCATCGGCGCCCAGTACGAGAGCGCCGAAGTGTTCAACGCCGAGGTCATCCGCTCGATGGCCGATCCGGTGAAGCCCGACAGCGGCATCTGGGTGCTGCGCGGCAACCTGGCTCCCGGCGGCGCGGTGATGAAGCCCAGCGCCGCCTCGCCCGAGCTGCTCAGCCATCGCGGCAAGGCCGTGGTCTTCGAGACCATCGAGGACTTCCGCGCCCGCATCGACGATCCGGACCTGGACGTCGACGAGACCTCGATCCTGGTCTTGAAGGGCTGTGGCCCCAAGGGCTATCCGGGCATGCCCGAGGTCGGCAACATGCCGTTGCCTCGCAAGCTGCTGGAAAAGGGCGTCAAGGACATGCTGCGGATCAGCGACGCCCGGATGAGCGGCACCGCCTATGGCGCGGTGATCCTGCACGTCTCGCCTGAGTCCGACGCCGGCGGCCCGCTGGCCGTGGTGCGCAACGGCGACGAGATCATCTTCGACGGCCCGGCGCGCTCGCTGACCCTGTCGATCAGCGACGCCGAGCTGGAGAACCGCCTGACCGCCTGGCGCGCCGACCGTCCGGCCCCGAAATACACGCGCGGCTACGCCAAGCTCTATGTCGACCACGTGCTGCAGGCCGACCAGGGCGCGGACCTCGACTTCCTGGTCGGGGCCTCGGGCTCGGTCGTCACCCGCGAGAGCCACTGA
- a CDS encoding sodium/sugar symporter: protein MNLAAIDIAVLAVYAVAIFGLAQWVSRDKSGHQKDSTDYFLAGKALPWWAIGASLIAANISAEQIIGMSGSGYAIGLAIASYEWMAALTLLIVGKYFLPVFLKNGVYTMPQFLEQRYGPSVRTLMAVFWLGLYVFVNLTSILWLGSIAIHTVTGLDQMWALAAIGAFALAYQIWGGLKAVALTDIVQVALLVTGGLIIAWLSLGKIGGGDVVAGFHQLTTQFPEKFDMILSKDNPHYKDLPGIAVLVGGLWIMNISYWGFNQYIIQRALGAKDLKEAQKGIAMAAYLKLLMPVIVVLPGIAALVLAPQGIKPDQAYPEMMKLLPPGLLGLVFAALVAAIVASLAAKINSIATIFTLDVYAKARPGQSEGHLVTVGRLTAVLAVIVGVLTAKPLLGGAEQAFQFIQEFTGFFTPGIVVIFILGMFWKKATTAGALTAAIGSAVLSALFWYLQEQAIYTMPFMNRVGVVFLLSLAGAVLVSLVAPQKKVVSVVTLEGISYKTSTGFNIAGVGVILILIALYATWW, encoded by the coding sequence GTGAACCTAGCAGCCATCGATATCGCGGTGCTGGCGGTCTACGCCGTCGCCATCTTCGGCCTGGCCCAGTGGGTCAGCCGCGACAAGAGCGGTCACCAGAAGGACTCGACCGACTACTTCCTGGCCGGCAAGGCCCTGCCCTGGTGGGCCATCGGCGCCTCGCTGATCGCCGCCAACATCTCGGCCGAGCAGATCATCGGCATGAGCGGCTCGGGCTACGCCATCGGCCTGGCCATCGCCTCGTACGAGTGGATGGCGGCCCTGACCCTGCTGATCGTCGGGAAGTACTTCCTGCCGGTGTTCCTGAAGAACGGCGTCTACACCATGCCGCAGTTCCTGGAGCAGCGGTACGGCCCCAGCGTGCGGACCCTGATGGCCGTGTTCTGGCTGGGCCTATACGTCTTCGTGAACCTGACCTCGATCCTGTGGCTGGGCTCGATCGCCATCCACACCGTCACGGGCCTGGACCAGATGTGGGCCCTGGCCGCCATCGGCGCCTTCGCCCTGGCCTATCAGATCTGGGGCGGGCTGAAGGCGGTGGCCCTGACCGACATCGTCCAGGTGGCCTTGCTGGTCACCGGCGGCCTGATCATCGCCTGGCTGTCGCTGGGCAAGATCGGCGGCGGCGACGTCGTGGCCGGCTTCCACCAGCTGACCACCCAGTTCCCCGAGAAGTTCGACATGATCCTCTCGAAGGACAACCCGCACTACAAGGACCTGCCCGGGATCGCGGTGCTGGTCGGCGGCCTGTGGATCATGAACATCAGCTACTGGGGCTTCAACCAGTACATCATCCAGCGCGCCCTGGGCGCCAAGGACCTGAAGGAAGCCCAGAAGGGCATCGCCATGGCGGCCTATCTGAAGCTCTTGATGCCGGTGATCGTGGTGCTGCCGGGCATCGCCGCCCTGGTCCTGGCCCCGCAAGGCATCAAGCCCGACCAGGCCTATCCGGAGATGATGAAGCTGTTGCCGCCCGGCCTGCTGGGCCTGGTGTTCGCGGCGCTGGTGGCGGCGATCGTCGCCTCGCTGGCGGCCAAGATCAATTCGATCGCCACCATCTTCACCCTCGACGTCTACGCCAAGGCCCGCCCGGGCCAGAGCGAGGGCCACCTGGTCACCGTCGGCCGCCTGACCGCCGTGCTGGCCGTGATCGTCGGCGTCCTGACCGCCAAGCCGCTGCTGGGCGGCGCCGAGCAGGCGTTCCAGTTCATCCAGGAGTTCACCGGCTTCTTCACGCCCGGGATCGTGGTGATCTTCATCCTGGGCATGTTCTGGAAGAAGGCGACCACCGCCGGAGCCCTGACCGCCGCCATCGGTTCGGCCGTGCTGTCGGCGTTGTTCTGGTACCTGCAGGAGCAGGCGATCTACACCATGCCGTTCATGAACCGCGTCGGCGTCGTCTTCCTGCTGTCGCTGGCCGGGGCCGTGCTGGTCTCGCTGGTCGCGCCGCAGAAGAAGGTCGTCAGCGTCGTGACGCTGGAGGGCATCAGCTACAAGACCTCGACCGGTTTCAACATCGCCGGCGTCGGGGTGATCCTGATCCTGATCGCGCTCTACGCGACCTGGTGGTGA
- a CDS encoding FadR/GntR family transcriptional regulator: MRTQPGLSLTYGLVEQLGQAIVTGEYVEVGFPTEGELSKQFGASRTVTREAVKMLTAKGLLSARPRHGTVVEPEAEWNMLDPDVLRWLLERKFSLRLLADFTEMRLGIEPAAAALAARNADEAGLEEIRKGLRRMKAAAQGEDDPLSADIAFHIAILSATKNPFYRELHELVNTALRISIRFTNRIKGRTASIPSHEDVAEAIIARDAARASAAMREIIVDVLELIRAASPATESEAARREA; this comes from the coding sequence ATGCGCACCCAGCCCGGTCTGAGTTTGACCTACGGTCTGGTCGAGCAGCTTGGTCAGGCCATTGTCACGGGCGAATACGTCGAGGTCGGTTTTCCGACCGAGGGCGAGCTGTCGAAGCAGTTCGGCGCCAGCCGCACGGTGACACGCGAGGCGGTCAAGATGCTGACCGCCAAGGGCCTGCTCAGCGCCCGTCCCCGCCACGGCACCGTGGTCGAGCCGGAAGCCGAGTGGAACATGCTCGATCCCGACGTGCTGCGCTGGCTGCTGGAGCGCAAGTTCTCCCTGCGCCTGCTGGCCGACTTCACCGAGATGCGCTTGGGGATCGAGCCCGCCGCCGCGGCCCTGGCCGCCCGCAACGCCGACGAGGCGGGGCTGGAAGAGATCCGCAAGGGCCTGCGCCGGATGAAGGCCGCCGCCCAGGGCGAGGACGACCCGCTGTCGGCCGACATCGCCTTCCACATCGCCATCCTCAGCGCGACCAAGAACCCGTTCTATCGCGAGCTGCACGAGCTGGTGAACACGGCCCTGCGCATCTCGATCCGCTTCACCAACCGCATCAAGGGCCGCACCGCCTCGATCCCCTCGCACGAGGACGTGGCCGAGGCGATCATCGCCCGCGACGCCGCGCGGGCCTCGGCGGCCATGCGCGAGATCATCGTCGACGTGCTGGAGCTGATCCGCGCCGCCTCGCCGGCCACCGAAAGCGAAGCGGCCCGTCGCGAGGCGTAA